The Pontibacter pudoricolor genome contains a region encoding:
- a CDS encoding thioredoxin family protein, protein MLKKRISLLVFLFVSLFVSANQVQAQTIPGHEAWLHQYNAAMKQAKAEHKPVLMVFAGSDWCKPCILLNKEVWNTDAFARYAKDNLVLLELDFPRFKKNQLPAEQVKHNEQLAEKYNTEGMFPLVVLVDEDGKVISKTGYKTGGPEAYVQHLNKLLHH, encoded by the coding sequence ATGTTAAAAAAGCGCATCTCTCTACTGGTTTTCCTTTTTGTATCTCTGTTTGTTTCGGCAAACCAGGTACAGGCGCAAACCATACCTGGCCACGAAGCCTGGCTGCATCAGTATAATGCGGCTATGAAGCAGGCAAAAGCAGAACACAAACCTGTGTTGATGGTTTTTGCGGGTTCTGACTGGTGCAAGCCCTGCATTCTGCTAAACAAGGAAGTATGGAATACAGACGCGTTTGCCAGGTACGCAAAAGATAACCTGGTGCTTTTAGAGCTCGATTTTCCGAGATTTAAAAAGAACCAGTTACCAGCCGAGCAGGTAAAGCATAACGAGCAGCTGGCCGAAAAGTATAATACAGAGGGCATGTTCCCGCTGGTAGTGCTGGTGGATGAAGATGGAAAAGTAATTTCTAAGACCGGATATAAAACCGGAGGCCCCGAAGCTTACGTACAACACCTGAATAAACTGTTGCACCACTAA